A section of the Bryobacteraceae bacterium genome encodes:
- a CDS encoding 3-methyl-2-oxobutanoate dehydrogenase subunit VorB: MPRQLIKGNEALVKGAILGGCRAFYGYPITPANELTEAAAFYLPQAGGVFLQAESEVAAINMVYGAASAGVRVMTASSGPGISLMSEGISYLAGAELPCVIVNVMRGGPGLGNIAPEQSDYFQAVKGGGHGNYRCLVLAPATAQEMCDLARLAFELADRYRNPVMILTDGYTGQMMEPVDFHSTPAAEPKVPDWAVCGTPETRRNLITSIYLQPDDLERHVRKLAAKYRLAEEHETRWENYHTEDADLIFVGYGIVSRILKSVVGMLRERGVRAGLLRPITLYPFPTAEIRRLVGQAAVFFTVEMSTGQMIEDVRLAVEGERPVEFYGRCGGNVPSAEEIFDHVMRWIDGRASQAVQEVLSHA, translated from the coding sequence ATGCCCAGACAGCTCATCAAGGGAAACGAGGCGCTCGTGAAGGGCGCCATTCTCGGCGGATGCCGCGCCTTTTACGGGTATCCGATCACTCCGGCCAACGAGCTCACTGAAGCCGCGGCCTTTTACCTGCCCCAGGCAGGCGGCGTCTTCCTCCAGGCCGAAAGCGAGGTGGCAGCCATCAACATGGTCTACGGCGCGGCTTCGGCCGGCGTCCGGGTGATGACCGCGTCCAGCGGCCCAGGCATCAGCCTGATGTCGGAGGGCATCAGTTATCTGGCCGGCGCGGAGCTGCCCTGCGTGATTGTCAACGTGATGCGCGGCGGGCCCGGCCTTGGCAACATCGCCCCCGAGCAGAGCGACTACTTCCAGGCGGTCAAGGGGGGCGGCCACGGCAACTACCGCTGCCTCGTGCTGGCCCCCGCCACTGCCCAGGAGATGTGCGACCTGGCGCGGCTTGCCTTCGAGCTGGCCGACCGCTACCGCAATCCGGTCATGATCCTCACCGATGGCTACACGGGGCAGATGATGGAGCCGGTGGATTTCCACTCCACTCCCGCCGCCGAGCCGAAAGTTCCCGACTGGGCCGTATGCGGCACGCCGGAGACGCGCAGGAATCTGATCACGTCCATCTATCTCCAGCCCGACGACCTCGAACGGCACGTGCGCAAGCTGGCGGCCAAGTACCGTCTGGCCGAGGAGCACGAGACGCGCTGGGAGAACTACCACACCGAGGATGCGGATCTGATCTTCGTAGGTTACGGCATCGTATCGCGCATCCTGAAGTCCGTGGTAGGGATGCTGCGTGAGCGCGGCGTCCGCGCCGGCCTGCTGCGGCCGATCACGCTGTACCCCTTCCCCACGGCCGAAATCCGCCGGCTCGTCGGCCAGGCGGCCGTCTTCTTCACCGTGGAAATGAGCACCGGGCAGATGATTGAGGACGTCCGCCTGGCCGTCGAAGGCGAACGCCCGGTGGAGTTTTACGGCCGCTGCGGAGGCAACGTGCCCTCCGCGGAAGAGATTTTCGATCACGTCATGCGCTGGATTGACGGACGCGCCTCGCAGGCCGTCCAGGAGGTGCTGAGCCATGCCTGA
- a CDS encoding ketoisovalerate oxidoreductase, translating to MPETIPAHMKPIHAKADCLYDSYFRKEDNQHQTHYCPGCGHGITLKLLAEAIDELGIADRVVVVSPVGCSVFLYYYFDTGNVQVAHGRAPAAATGIKRARPDAIVIAYQGDGDLAAIGSAEILHAANRGEPITCIFVNNAIYGMTGGQMAPTTPLGNRTTTTPFGRTPQNDGYPLHVSEVLAALDGPVYIERVALGNVKQILAARRAIRKALESQMKGLGFSLVEVLSPCPTIWKMDPVEAQRHVREVMTSLYPLGVKCDRTAEREPLPARPPGAPLAELPRLLRIPEQEPAFERRGATGEVDLRIRVAGFGGQGVLLLGQLLAEAGMDYGLEVSWLPSYGPEMRSGTSNCHVRLSSKPIDSPLVSKPDVLIALNEPSLRKFLGAVRPGGTVLYNGSAIPGDARRSDVAMYALPFFEIADREGSAKAGNVVALGALLEALPVVPVEVVERAMARVVKSEKWLELDRRALERGRQALRELKAETVKEPCHA from the coding sequence ATGCCTGAGACGATCCCCGCCCACATGAAGCCCATTCACGCCAAGGCCGACTGCCTGTACGATTCGTACTTCCGCAAGGAGGACAACCAGCACCAGACGCACTACTGTCCGGGCTGCGGCCACGGCATCACGCTGAAGCTGCTGGCGGAGGCCATCGACGAGCTCGGCATCGCCGACCGTGTCGTCGTCGTATCGCCGGTGGGGTGCTCGGTCTTCCTTTATTACTACTTCGACACCGGCAACGTGCAGGTGGCGCACGGCCGCGCGCCTGCGGCCGCGACCGGCATCAAGCGGGCCCGGCCCGATGCGATCGTCATCGCCTACCAGGGCGACGGGGACCTGGCCGCCATCGGCTCGGCCGAGATCCTCCACGCCGCCAACCGCGGCGAGCCGATCACCTGCATCTTCGTCAACAACGCCATTTATGGCATGACCGGCGGCCAGATGGCGCCGACGACGCCGCTCGGCAACAGGACGACGACCACTCCGTTCGGCCGCACTCCGCAAAACGACGGCTATCCGCTGCATGTCAGCGAAGTGCTGGCCGCGCTCGACGGTCCCGTCTATATTGAACGTGTCGCGCTCGGCAACGTGAAGCAGATCCTGGCAGCGCGGCGCGCCATCCGCAAGGCGCTCGAGTCCCAGATGAAGGGGCTTGGCTTTTCGCTTGTCGAAGTGCTGTCGCCGTGCCCGACGATCTGGAAGATGGATCCGGTCGAGGCGCAGCGTCATGTGCGCGAGGTGATGACAAGCCTTTATCCGTTAGGGGTCAAGTGCGACCGGACCGCCGAGCGGGAGCCGCTGCCGGCGCGCCCGCCGGGCGCGCCGCTCGCCGAGCTGCCGCGTCTGCTGCGAATTCCCGAACAAGAGCCGGCCTTCGAGCGCCGCGGCGCAACAGGCGAGGTCGACCTGCGCATCCGCGTGGCCGGCTTCGGCGGCCAGGGCGTGCTGCTGCTCGGCCAGTTGCTCGCTGAAGCGGGCATGGATTATGGGCTCGAGGTCTCGTGGCTGCCGAGCTATGGCCCCGAAATGCGCTCGGGCACTTCTAACTGTCACGTGCGGCTGTCGTCGAAGCCGATTGACTCGCCGCTGGTTTCGAAGCCAGACGTGCTGATTGCGCTGAATGAGCCGTCGTTGCGGAAATTCCTTGGCGCGGTGCGACCGGGCGGCACTGTCCTGTACAATGGCAGCGCCATTCCGGGGGACGCCCGCCGCAGCGACGTCGCCATGTACGCGCTGCCTTTTTTCGAAATCGCCGACCGCGAGGGCAGCGCCAAGGCGGGCAATGTGGTGGCGCTCGGCGCGTTGCTGGAGGCGCTGCCGGTGGTGCCGGTGGAAGTGGTGGAGCGGGCGATGGCGCGGGTCGTCAAGTCAGAAAAGTGGCTTGAACTGGATCGCCGCGCCCTCGAACGCGGCCGCCAGGCGCTGCGAGAGCTGAAAGCTGAGACCGTAAAGGAGCCCTGCCATGCCTGA
- a CDS encoding aminotransferase class V-fold PLP-dependent enzyme, translated as MRKESATRFDEDRYQAARQGFLNRWPAYGDTAALDELRASDYARLDALGEVYLDYTGAGLYGASQVREHVALLESHVFGNPHSRNPASAQMSEWVERGRRDVLEYFQASPEEYTVIFTPNATGALKLVGESYPFSPGSIYLLTFDNHNSVNGIREFARARGARIRYIPLSIPGLLVDGEALEAALADRPEGKNCLFAYPAQSNFSGAQHDLAWVGRAQAAGWDVLLDAAAYVPTNRLDLGRVKPEFVTLSFYKMFGYPTGIGCLIAKRSVLGRLHRPWFAGGTITVASVQGDRYFLADGPEAFEDGTVDFLNIPGVEIGLKHLRRAGLERIHMRVRCLAEWLIHELNAMHHPNGLPLVRIYGPGPQGPRGGTVTMNFYGADGRVIDHLRIEEFAAREHISLRTGCFCNPGGGEAALGLRAEQLTACFNRPEVRQASRFTLEDLRMCIDAQSTGAVRVSFGIASNFRDAWRFAEFARSLIGCRADSLR; from the coding sequence GTGCGGAAAGAGAGCGCGACGCGATTCGACGAAGACCGATATCAGGCCGCCCGGCAGGGGTTTCTCAACCGCTGGCCGGCGTATGGGGACACGGCGGCGCTCGACGAGCTTCGCGCGAGCGACTACGCCCGGCTGGACGCTCTGGGCGAGGTGTACCTGGATTACACGGGCGCCGGGCTGTATGGCGCCAGCCAGGTGCGGGAGCATGTGGCGCTGCTCGAGTCGCACGTGTTCGGTAATCCGCATTCGCGCAATCCGGCCTCGGCGCAGATGTCGGAATGGGTGGAGCGCGGGCGGCGGGACGTGCTCGAATATTTCCAGGCTTCGCCGGAAGAATACACGGTCATTTTCACGCCCAATGCCACCGGTGCGTTGAAACTGGTGGGAGAATCGTACCCCTTTTCACCCGGAAGCATTTATTTATTGACGTTTGACAACCACAATTCAGTAAATGGAATCCGGGAATTTGCGCGCGCCCGCGGGGCACGGATCCGCTATATTCCGCTTTCCATTCCCGGCCTCCTCGTGGACGGAGAGGCGCTGGAAGCGGCCCTGGCCGACCGGCCGGAGGGAAAAAATTGCCTGTTTGCCTACCCGGCCCAGTCGAATTTTTCCGGAGCGCAGCACGACCTGGCCTGGGTGGGCCGCGCCCAGGCTGCCGGATGGGACGTCCTGCTGGACGCCGCCGCCTACGTTCCCACAAACCGGCTGGATCTGGGCCGCGTGAAGCCGGAGTTCGTCACGCTCTCCTTCTACAAGATGTTCGGCTACCCGACCGGCATCGGCTGCCTGATCGCGAAACGCAGCGTGCTCGGCCGGCTGCACCGGCCGTGGTTTGCGGGCGGCACCATCACGGTCGCCTCAGTGCAGGGCGACCGCTATTTTCTGGCCGACGGCCCCGAGGCCTTCGAGGACGGAACGGTCGATTTCCTGAACATCCCCGGCGTGGAAATCGGCCTGAAGCACCTGCGGCGCGCCGGACTCGAGCGGATTCACATGCGGGTGCGGTGTCTGGCGGAATGGCTGATCCACGAGCTGAACGCAATGCACCATCCCAACGGGCTGCCGCTGGTGCGGATTTACGGGCCCGGCCCGCAGGGGCCCCGCGGCGGAACGGTGACGATGAACTTTTACGGAGCCGACGGGCGTGTCATCGACCACCTGCGGATCGAAGAGTTCGCGGCGCGCGAGCACATCTCGCTGCGCACCGGCTGCTTCTGCAACCCCGGCGGCGGGGAAGCGGCGCTCGGGCTGCGCGCCGAGCAGCTCACGGCATGCTTCAACCGGCCGGAGGTGCGCCAGGCGTCCCGCTTCACTCTCGAGGACCTGCGCATGTGTATCGACGCGCAGAGCACCGGCGCCGTGCGGGTCTCCTTCGGCATCGCCTCCAATTTCCGCGACGCCTGGCGGTTCGCCGAATTCGCCCGTTCGCTCATCGGCTGCCGCGCGGACTCGCTGCGTTAG
- a CDS encoding NAD(P)H dehydrogenase (quinone) has translation MTRGILILLFLCPLWGADGVRILIAYYSETGHTAALAEAVREGAARVARVQALARRVSEVSDEEIRAAHGVLIGTPVHWQTQAAAVKSFLDRMGRVLGPEFGEGRTGGVFVTSGSPSNGADLARLDVIAALLSLRFVVAGGVIEGGYGSLGAQAFGEVTPVAREDARRFGERFARLTAKMRGVAR, from the coding sequence ATGACGCGCGGAATTCTGATTCTACTTTTTCTTTGCCCCCTGTGGGGCGCCGACGGCGTGCGGATCCTCATCGCGTATTATTCCGAGACCGGCCACACGGCGGCGCTGGCCGAGGCCGTGCGCGAGGGCGCCGCGCGCGTGGCGCGTGTCCAGGCGCTGGCGCGGCGGGTGAGTGAGGTCAGCGATGAAGAGATCCGGGCGGCCCATGGCGTGCTGATCGGAACGCCGGTGCACTGGCAGACGCAGGCGGCGGCGGTGAAGTCGTTCCTGGACCGGATGGGGCGCGTGCTGGGGCCGGAGTTCGGCGAGGGCCGCACGGGCGGCGTCTTTGTCACCTCGGGCTCGCCATCGAACGGCGCCGACCTGGCGCGGCTCGACGTGATTGCCGCGCTGCTGTCGCTGCGGTTCGTCGTCGCGGGCGGCGTGATCGAGGGCGGCTACGGCTCGCTGGGCGCGCAGGCCTTTGGCGAGGTAACGCCCGTTGCGCGCGAAGACGCGCGCCGCTTCGGCGAGCGCTTTGCGCGCCTCACCGCGAAGATGCGGGGCGTGGCAAGATGA
- the proS gene encoding proline--tRNA ligase: protein MLWSRAFIPTLRETPAEAEVVSHRLLLRAGYIRQLGAGIYNYLYLAQRSMLKIQQIIREEMDAIGAQEFHLAALNPAEIWQESGRYDVMGDNLFRLKDRYGRPLCLGMTHEEVMTHIARGELRSYRQLPQIWYQIQTKFRDEPRPKSGLLRVRQFIMKDSYSFDLGPEGLDESYEKHRIAYCRIFDRCGLDYIEVEAHSGAMGGSQSQEFMVATEAGEDYVVLCRATGYAANLEKAVSRPKPPEAPDPEGAIEPEPVHTPNQKTIEEVARFLGLPQTSLIKTLCLIADSRPVVAVLRGDHQLSETKFQSAAGCQEFRPAHPDEIRELFGASAGSLGPVGLQGVRILIDEALRGRRNMVCGANRDDYHLRNVTPDEDFRGEWHDLRQVAPGDTELNTGAPLEILKCVEIGHIFKLGYKYSQAMGLTVLDQNGVETPVIMGSYGIGVERVLCAAVELYSDEDGICLPVSIAPFEVVITPVKATDGSLKEAADRLYRELKEAGVDVLYDDRDLSPGVKFKDADLIGVPFRVNIGRKLASGKLELVNRRTREVKEIDAASAAADIRQAIEQARPQARH, encoded by the coding sequence ATGCTGTGGTCCCGCGCATTCATTCCGACACTCCGTGAAACGCCCGCCGAGGCCGAAGTCGTCAGCCACCGGCTGCTGCTCCGCGCCGGCTACATCCGCCAGCTCGGAGCCGGCATTTACAATTACCTGTACCTCGCCCAGCGGTCCATGCTGAAAATCCAGCAGATCATCCGCGAGGAAATGGACGCAATCGGCGCCCAGGAATTCCATCTCGCCGCCCTGAATCCGGCCGAAATCTGGCAGGAATCCGGCCGTTACGACGTCATGGGCGATAATCTTTTCCGCCTCAAGGACCGCTATGGCAGGCCTCTTTGCCTCGGCATGACGCACGAAGAGGTCATGACCCATATCGCCCGCGGCGAGCTCAGGTCCTACCGGCAATTGCCCCAGATCTGGTACCAGATCCAGACAAAATTCCGCGACGAACCCCGGCCAAAATCCGGACTGCTCCGCGTCCGCCAGTTCATCATGAAGGACTCCTATTCCTTCGATCTCGGCCCGGAGGGGCTGGACGAATCCTACGAAAAGCACCGCATCGCCTACTGCCGCATCTTCGACCGCTGCGGGCTCGACTATATCGAGGTCGAGGCGCACTCGGGCGCCATGGGCGGCTCGCAGTCGCAGGAGTTCATGGTCGCCACCGAGGCCGGCGAGGACTACGTCGTGCTCTGCCGCGCGACCGGCTACGCCGCCAATCTCGAAAAGGCCGTCTCGCGGCCGAAGCCGCCCGAGGCGCCGGACCCCGAAGGCGCGATCGAGCCCGAACCCGTCCACACGCCGAATCAGAAAACGATCGAGGAAGTGGCGCGATTCCTCGGACTGCCGCAGACGTCGCTGATAAAGACCCTCTGCCTCATCGCCGACAGCCGCCCGGTCGTCGCCGTTCTCCGCGGCGATCATCAGCTTTCGGAAACCAAGTTCCAGTCCGCCGCCGGCTGCCAGGAGTTCCGCCCGGCTCATCCGGACGAGATCCGGGAACTGTTCGGAGCCTCGGCCGGCTCGCTCGGCCCTGTCGGCCTTCAGGGCGTCCGCATCCTCATCGATGAAGCGCTGCGCGGCCGCCGAAACATGGTCTGCGGCGCCAACCGCGACGACTACCACCTGAGAAACGTCACCCCGGACGAGGATTTCCGCGGCGAATGGCACGACCTCCGCCAGGTGGCCCCGGGCGACACGGAGCTCAACACCGGCGCGCCGCTCGAAATTCTCAAGTGCGTCGAGATCGGCCATATCTTCAAGCTCGGCTACAAGTATTCCCAGGCCATGGGCCTCACCGTGCTCGACCAGAATGGCGTCGAAACTCCGGTGATCATGGGCAGCTATGGCATCGGCGTTGAACGCGTCCTCTGCGCCGCCGTCGAGCTTTATTCCGACGAGGACGGCATCTGCCTGCCCGTCTCCATCGCGCCCTTCGAGGTCGTCATCACGCCCGTGAAGGCCACCGACGGCTCGCTGAAAGAGGCTGCCGACCGCCTCTACCGCGAACTGAAAGAGGCGGGCGTGGACGTTCTCTACGACGACCGTGACCTGAGCCCCGGCGTGAAATTCAAGGATGCCGACCTCATCGGCGTGCCTTTCCGCGTCAACATCGGCCGGAAGCTCGCCTCCGGCAAGCTGGAGCTGGTCAACCGGCGCACCCGCGAAGTGAAGGAGATCGACGCCGCGTCGGCCGCGGCCGACATCCGCCAGGCCATCGAGCAGGCGCGCCCGCAGGCCAGACACTGA
- a CDS encoding ketoisovalerate oxidoreductase subunit vorC — MPAAVKEDKGYIVINEDECKGCGLCIEACVQKVIHPAPYLNRYGYHPAVYDGHGCNGCGLCFYACPEPGAITVYKAVA, encoded by the coding sequence ATGCCCGCAGCAGTGAAGGAAGACAAGGGCTACATCGTGATCAACGAAGACGAATGCAAGGGCTGCGGCCTCTGCATTGAGGCCTGCGTACAGAAGGTGATCCATCCGGCGCCGTACCTGAACCGGTACGGCTACCATCCGGCCGTCTATGACGGCCATGGGTGCAACGGCTGCGGGCTCTGTTTTTATGCCTGTCCGGAGCCGGGCGCGATCACCGTGTACAAGGCCGTGGCCTGA
- a CDS encoding 4-hydroxybutyrate CoA-transferase, with amino-acid sequence MQWLNEYLDKRTTAADAVSEIRSGQTVYIHPGCAVPLDLVNALVERSRDLEDVQIVHLKTMGGADYTRPEYERSFRTIALFIGDNVRQAVQEGRAEYVPIFLHEIEGLFERGEMRLDYALIQVSPPDKYGYFSLGVGIETTLTAARHARRVIAEVNPNMPRTHGQTFLHISEIHKIVEVNHPLPEMAPDPANDIQRRIARNVASLIPDGATLQMGIGAVPDAVLGFLTNHRDLGMHTEMFSDGVIPLIEKGVMNGAQKTIHPAKLVASFVLGTRRLFDFIDDNPLFEFHPTKYVNDPFVVAQNRKMVAINSAIQVDITGQVCSDSIGTRPYSGFGGQVDFIRGAAHSPGGKPIIALPSTAKNGEISRIVPMLDPGAGVVTTRADVHYVVTEHGIAYLHGKTLRERAEALIAIADPKFRDMLTEFAYKARYLRPKLIPVS; translated from the coding sequence ATGCAGTGGCTGAATGAGTATCTCGACAAGCGGACCACCGCGGCCGATGCGGTGAGCGAGATCCGTTCGGGGCAGACCGTCTACATCCATCCCGGCTGCGCCGTGCCGCTCGATCTGGTCAACGCGCTTGTGGAGCGGTCGCGCGATCTCGAGGACGTCCAGATCGTGCACCTGAAGACGATGGGCGGGGCCGATTACACGCGGCCGGAGTATGAGCGCAGTTTCCGGACGATTGCGCTGTTCATTGGGGACAACGTCCGGCAGGCGGTGCAGGAGGGGCGTGCTGAGTATGTACCGATTTTCCTGCACGAAATCGAAGGGCTGTTTGAGCGCGGGGAAATGCGGCTCGATTATGCGCTCATCCAGGTTTCACCGCCGGACAAATACGGCTATTTCAGCCTTGGCGTGGGCATCGAGACGACGCTGACGGCGGCGCGCCATGCGCGGCGGGTGATCGCGGAGGTGAACCCGAACATGCCGCGCACGCACGGCCAGACGTTCCTCCACATCTCCGAAATTCACAAGATCGTTGAAGTCAATCACCCGCTGCCGGAGATGGCGCCGGACCCGGCCAATGACATTCAGCGCCGGATCGCGCGCAACGTGGCCTCGCTGATTCCCGACGGGGCCACGCTGCAGATGGGCATCGGGGCGGTGCCGGATGCGGTGCTCGGCTTCCTGACCAACCACCGCGACCTCGGCATGCACACCGAGATGTTTTCCGATGGCGTCATTCCGCTGATCGAAAAGGGCGTGATGAATGGCGCGCAGAAGACGATCCACCCGGCGAAGCTGGTGGCCAGCTTTGTCCTCGGCACGCGGCGGCTTTTCGATTTCATCGACGACAATCCGCTGTTCGAGTTCCACCCCACCAAGTATGTGAACGATCCGTTCGTGGTGGCGCAGAACCGCAAGATGGTGGCCATCAACTCGGCCATTCAGGTGGACATCACCGGCCAGGTGTGCTCGGACTCGATCGGCACGCGTCCCTACAGCGGCTTTGGCGGCCAGGTGGACTTCATCCGCGGCGCCGCGCACAGCCCCGGCGGCAAGCCCATTATCGCCCTGCCCTCGACGGCGAAGAACGGCGAGATCAGCCGCATCGTGCCGATGCTGGACCCCGGCGCGGGCGTTGTCACCACGCGCGCCGACGTCCACTATGTGGTGACCGAGCACGGCATCGCGTATCTGCATGGCAAGACGCTGCGCGAGCGCGCCGAGGCGCTGATTGCCATTGCGGATCCGAAATTCCGCGATATGCTGACGGAGTTCGCCTACAAGGCCCGCTATCTGCGGCCCAAACTGATTCCGGTTTCCTGA
- a CDS encoding aminotransferase V, producing MPDWDAIRGLFPSLSRWTFLNTATFGQLSTRTEQAVLDHLARRRELACSDFLSWFDDHDRLREKIARLICARSTDIAFFPNTSSALAVLIHGLALQPGDEVLTLEQEFPNQIYAPLYRGARLVEVPPERLPDAISPRTRLVAISSVNYTTGSHAPLEAISSECRRRGVPLYVDGTQHVGALRFDFARIAPDMLAVNAYKWMLAPNGAAFAAVHERLRPRLAPLAVGWRSHHDWRRVAALWHGRPELKDSAEKYEGGMLPSALLYGLEASVDLMLELGPEQIERRVLELAAGARRLFPQALPHHDSPIVAVAMENATAVAAWLKQRRILVSARHGLLRVSPHFYNNEADIARLGEALAQAGAA from the coding sequence ATGCCGGACTGGGACGCCATCCGCGGGCTCTTCCCTTCCCTCAGCCGCTGGACTTTTCTCAACACGGCCACCTTCGGCCAACTCTCGACCCGCACCGAGCAGGCCGTGCTGGATCACCTTGCGCGCCGCCGCGAACTGGCCTGCTCGGACTTCCTCTCCTGGTTCGACGATCACGACCGGCTGCGCGAAAAGATCGCCCGGCTGATCTGCGCGCGCTCCACCGATATCGCGTTCTTCCCCAACACCTCCAGCGCCCTGGCCGTGCTGATCCACGGCCTGGCCCTTCAGCCGGGGGACGAAGTGCTCACGCTGGAGCAGGAGTTTCCCAATCAGATCTACGCGCCGCTCTACCGCGGCGCACGGCTCGTCGAGGTCCCACCGGAGCGGCTGCCGGACGCGATCAGCCCGCGGACGCGGCTCGTCGCCATCAGCTCGGTGAACTACACCACCGGCTCGCACGCGCCGCTGGAGGCCATCAGCAGCGAATGCCGCCGCCGCGGCGTCCCTCTCTACGTCGACGGCACGCAACATGTCGGCGCCCTTCGCTTCGATTTCGCGCGCATCGCCCCGGACATGCTGGCCGTCAACGCCTACAAGTGGATGCTTGCGCCGAACGGAGCCGCCTTCGCCGCCGTTCACGAGCGCCTGCGGCCGCGGCTGGCCCCGCTGGCCGTCGGTTGGCGCTCCCATCACGACTGGCGCCGGGTGGCGGCGCTCTGGCACGGCCGGCCCGAACTGAAGGACTCGGCCGAGAAATACGAGGGTGGCATGCTGCCTTCGGCTTTGCTCTATGGGCTGGAAGCCAGCGTCGATCTCATGCTCGAGCTCGGCCCCGAACAGATCGAGCGGCGCGTGCTGGAACTCGCCGCCGGCGCCCGACGCCTGTTTCCCCAGGCCCTGCCCCATCACGACTCGCCCATTGTCGCCGTTGCCATGGAAAACGCAACTGCCGTCGCAGCCTGGCTGAAACAGCGACGGATCCTCGTTTCGGCGCGGCACGGGCTGCTGCGGGTCTCACCGCACTTTTACAACAACGAAGCCGACATCGCCCGCCTCGGCGAGGCGCTGGCGCAGGCGGGCGCCGCCTAG
- a CDS encoding branched-chain amino acid aminotransferase: MPDMMDTVVYFNGRTVPLREAQVNILTHALHYGTGVFEGIRGYWSPEAEELFLVRAEDHYARWKTNCRMLGIEPDRSPEELTALTAELVRLNGFRTDIYVRPIAYMSSPRIGVRPDGKYDFAIIAVPFGVYLDSSKGLHAGVVSWRRLEDHALPARGKICGAYVNSVLATTEAHRHGYDEAILLNESGHVAEGATCNLFMVRHGRLITPPPSENILEGITRASVIELARRELHLEVIERPIDRTELYACEELFLTGTAVEIAPVTRVDHIPVGSGEIGPLTAHLRELYSQAVRGRIIDYHTWLHPCYQPLHAAQA; encoded by the coding sequence ATGCCTGACATGATGGACACGGTCGTTTACTTCAACGGACGCACGGTGCCGCTGCGCGAGGCCCAGGTGAACATTCTCACGCACGCGCTCCATTACGGCACCGGAGTCTTTGAGGGGATCCGGGGCTACTGGTCGCCGGAGGCTGAAGAGCTGTTTCTCGTGCGTGCCGAGGACCATTATGCGCGCTGGAAGACGAACTGCCGGATGTTGGGCATCGAGCCGGACAGGAGTCCGGAGGAACTGACGGCGCTGACGGCCGAGCTTGTTCGGCTGAACGGGTTCCGCACGGACATTTATGTGCGGCCGATCGCCTACATGTCGTCGCCGCGCATCGGGGTGCGTCCGGACGGCAAATACGACTTTGCCATCATCGCCGTGCCCTTTGGCGTCTACCTGGACAGCTCGAAGGGGCTGCATGCGGGTGTGGTGAGCTGGCGGCGGCTGGAAGACCATGCCCTGCCGGCGCGGGGCAAGATCTGCGGGGCCTACGTCAACAGCGTGCTTGCCACCACGGAGGCGCACCGGCACGGCTACGACGAGGCCATCCTGCTGAACGAGTCCGGCCATGTGGCCGAGGGCGCCACCTGCAATCTCTTCATGGTGCGCCACGGCCGGCTGATCACGCCGCCGCCTTCGGAGAACATCCTGGAAGGCATCACGCGGGCCTCGGTCATCGAGCTGGCGCGGCGCGAGCTGCACCTGGAGGTGATCGAGCGGCCCATCGACCGCACGGAGCTGTACGCCTGCGAGGAACTGTTTCTCACCGGCACGGCGGTCGAGATCGCGCCGGTCACGCGCGTCGACCATATCCCGGTGGGCAGCGGAGAGATCGGCCCGCTCACGGCGCACCTGCGCGAGCTGTACTCGCAGGCGGTGCGCGGGCGCATCATCGACTACCACACGTGGCTGCACCCGTGCTACCAGCCGTTGCACGCCGCGCAGGCCTGA